The following DNA comes from Halalkaliarchaeum sp. AArc-CO.
ACGGCCCCGACCAGCGGGAGGACGTCCATCTGGGTGATGATGAACGCGGCCGAGACGACCCCGAAGAGCTGAATCCACGGATATCCCGGCGACACGAAATCCGGATCGTACCAGTCCAGATCCCGCTCTCGGAACGCGATCAGGGCGGCGTTTACCAGCCCGTACACCAGGATCTGAAACGCGCTGGCCATCTTCGCGATCTCCTGGACCGGTAGCGAGACGATGATGAAAAGCATCACGCCGCCGGTGACGAGGATCGCGACGTGTGGGGTCTGATAGCCCGAATGGATCCGCGAAAACACGTCCGGGATCAGGTCGTCCCGGCTCAACGCAAGCGGATACCGCGAGGCGGTGAGGATCCCGGCGTTCGCGGTCGACACCAGTGCCAGGATTGCCGCCAGGACGATCGCGATGACGCCGAGTGTGCCGAACAGCGGATCCACTGCGACCACCATCGGAATGTTCGTCCCCCGAAGCGTTTCGGCGTCGACGATTCCGACGAGAACGAAGACGATAAGCACGTACAACAGTGTCGTGATCGCAAGCGAAATCAACAGTCCCAGCGGCAGGTTTCGACCGGGGTTTTCGATCTCCTCGGCGACGCTAGCGACCTTGGTCACGCCAGCATACGAGACGATCACCAGCGCGATGGCGTTGACGACGCCGCCCCCGCCGGCGGTGAAGAACGGATCGTAGCTTGCGCCGTCGACCTGGAGGATCGACACGGAGATGAACACCGCCAGGATCGCGACCATCACCACGACCATCCACGACTGGAGCTGTCCCGTTTGCTTTACGCCGAGCAGGTTGATCCCGATAAGTACGGTCGCGAGAACGACGGCCGTCGCGGTGAGATTGGGCAGCGCAAAGACGACGTCGAGATAGTACATGCCCCCGACGAGCGCGAGCGCCCCCTTGAAAAGGAGCGTGAGCCACGTCCCGAGTCCGGCGATCGTTCCCACGCCGGGACCCATCCCCCGTTCGATGAACACGTAATCGCCGCCCGCCTCGGGCATGGCGGTTCCGAGCTCGGAGATCGAAAGCGCGGCAGGAATCACGAGGATTCCGGCCACCAGAAACGCGAGGATCACGGCCGGCCCCGCCTCCGCCATCGCGAGCCCGGGGAGGATGAATATCCCGCTGCCGATCATCGCTCCCATCGAAACGGCGATGACGGCAACGAGACCCAGATCCCGCTCGAGATCTTTCGTCATGTGCGTGTTTCTCTTGACTTCCGTGACTTGTGCTTTTGCATTTCTCTGTTTATTACTGGATTAATTATTATTTATAGTGTGGGAGTTGAGTACTCGTCAAGAATATTTGAGTAAAATCTCAAGCTGTTTCAAACCACGACTCCGGGAGAGGGCGTGTTCAGGAGTGCTCTTCGAGGAGCCGTTCGGCGTGGTCTCTCGACTGCGCGACGGTCCACCTGACCTGCCGAGCGTCGCCATAAGCGAGCTCCTCTTTCAGGTCGTTCCGGAGTACGCCGACTGCCATTCCCAGGCTGTTTCCGCTCCCGTCACCCAGTTCGTACACGCCGTATCGATCCGGTGCACTCGCGACGGTACGTTTGTCGAGTTCGCGCCAGCGTTTTTTGAGGCTCATCGTTTTCGAGACTCGTCGTCAAATCACTCGTCACTGTCGGGGGGAGCGACGAGCTCGTAACTGTCTTCGGTCCACTCGTCCTCGACGAAGACGAACACGCGCCCCCGTGCGACCGCGGGATCGGCCTCGATTTCGGTCCGTTCCCGGGTCTGTCTGGCGGTCACGCCGGGAAACAGTTCCTCTGTTTCACCCGAATCGAGGACGATCCGTCCGACCCCCGAATCCCTGAGAATTTCCTCGTCCGTCTTACGGTCGTTCACGTACAGCATGACGCCCTCGGTTTCGGCGGGATCCGTCACGAGTACGTGGATCTGTTTGGTCGAAACCGCGGTGAGCGTTCCCTCGACGCGTTCGGGGACGCCGCGATACAGCGTGGTCCGTCCGTCGATGTACTCGACGACGACCCCTTCCTCGCGCAGCTCGATCCCGACGGTGTCCGGCGGAACGTCGGTTCTTCCTGGCCCACTCATAAGTAGAGTTGTTACCGCCGTGTTGAAGTACTCCGCGGTCTCTCCACTCCCGTCGGCGTCATCGATCCGGGGTGCCGTTTGCATCGTCGCTTCGCAGTCTCGCCGCGACCGCCAACCATTTGCCCCCGCTCGTTCCCCTTCCTGTATGGAGGGACGGGCCGCGGCGCCGGGGGCAGGAACCGTACTCAACGCGCTCGCAACCGGCGTCGGATCGGCGTTTGCGATCGACCTGGAGACGCGCGCGACCGTCGAGCTCGATCCTGCCGCCGCCGCCGTGACCGGAGAGATCGCCGAGATGCCGGACGCTGACACGACGCTGATCGAGCGGTGCGTCGAACTCGTCGCCGAGGAGTTCGGCGACGGCGAGGGCGGTCACGTCCGAACCGAAAGCGACGTCCCGCTTGCAGCCGGTCTCAAAAGCTCGAGTGCCGCCGCCAACGCGACGGTGCTCGCGACACTTTCCGCGCTCGGCCGGGCCGACGGCGTCGCCAGGATCGACGCCTGTCGACTCGGTGTCCGAGCCGCACGCGAGGCCGGCGTCACCGTCACCGGGGCGTTCGACGACGCGTCCGCGAGCATGCTCGGCGGCGTCACGCTCACCGACAACGACACCGACGAACTCCTCGTTCGGGAGGAGCGCGACTGGGACGTTCTGATCTGGACGCCTCCCGAGCGAGCCTACAGCGCCGACGCCGACGTCGACCGCTGCGGACAGGTCGCGCCGATGGCGGAACTCGTCGCCGAACTGGCCAGGGACGGACGGTTCGGCGAGGCGATGACCGTAAACGGGCTGGCGTTTTCGGCGGCGCTGGGGTTCCCGACCGATCCGGCGGTAGAGGCGATGCAGCTGGCCGAGGGCGTCTCGCTTTCCGGCACCGGACCGAGCGTCGTCGCAGTCGGCGAGTTCCGGGATCTGCAGACGCTCCGGGAGCGCTGGCAGGACCGCCCGGGGGAGACCCGACTGACGACCTCCCGATCGGACGGGGCACGAATCACGACGGAGTAACAGATCGACGATGACTGGGACCACACAACCGAACCGAAACGAGGAATCGGACGACGAGCGCGCGAACGTTCCCGAGGAGATGTCCCTCGAGGAGCTGCGTGCGGAGATCGAGTCGATCGATCGGGAGATCGTCGAACTGATCGCCAGGCGGACCTACGTCGCCGACACCATCGCACAGGTGAAAGAGGAACGCGGGCTGCCCACCACCGACGAGTCTCAGGAAAGCCGGGTGATGGAACGCGCCGGGGAGAACGCCGAACGGTTCGAGGTGGACTCGAACCTCGTGAAGGCGATCTTCCGGCTGCTGATCGAACTGAACAAAGTGGAACAACGGGAAAATCGGTAGGACACGAGGAAGGATCGTCGAGCCAGTCGTCAGTCGGCTGTTCCGTTCTCGAACCACTTCACTACCGCCTCGCGAACTCGGGAGAGCACCTCCGGATCGTCGCTCGGGCGTCCGACGCTCACAGCGTCGGCGCCGTAGCCGAGGTACTCGCGGACGGTTTCCCGATCGCGCACCCCGTTGTTGGCGACGACGACGGGTCGCCTTCCGACGGTCGCGTCGGTGCCCGCCTCCAGTGTGTCCACGACCGCTCCGACGACGGGTTCCGAGTCCATCGCGTCCACGTGAACGACGTCGACTCCCGCCGCAGCAACCTGCCGAGCGGTTTCCGGCAGGTCGACCCCGTCGACTTCCGTTCTGACTTTCACCGAAACCGTCGCTCCCGTTTCGGCCGCCACAGAGACGTACTCGCAGAGCCGATCGGTATTCCGCAGGAGACTCTCTCCACAGCCGATCGCACACATTTCCTCCTGGCGACAGTGGGCGTTGACCTCGAGGATCGCGCCGGCGGAGGCACACGCGACCGCCGCCTCCTGGATCGGCTCGACTGCCGACGAACGGACGTTGATTCCGGCGCGGATCGGGACGTCCTCTAGCGCCTCGAGCTGTGTCCTTATAAATTCGATCGGGTCGTCCGGCAGGAACTCCTCGCGATCTCGCTTTCGCATCCCTCTGGCCGCGTCCCGGCTTCTGGAATCCAGGGCGATCCCCCCGAGGAACGCACAGCCGACGTACGGTGCGGCGGCTTTCGCCCACTCGGCGTCGGACTGGCCGCTCAAACTGGCGGCGGCGACGGCCGGAGAAAACGGTACTGACGGACGAGTCACACTTCGCTCACCCGCTCCAGGGCCGTCGCCACCGCCTGCATCACGCGCTCTGCGTCGTCGGCGTCGTCGATGGTCACGTCCGTGTGGACGGTCGGACGGTCGAGCGCTGTTCCGTCGTCGTCGTCGAGGACGAACGCGTCGGCGAACGGATACGCCTCGGCTACGCCGGCGGTCGACGGCTCGTACCCCACCGCCGTCATCAGTTCCGCCGCCGGCCCCGAGAACACCTCCCGCTCGACGAACGGGGAGACGACGACGACGGGCGTCGCGTGCAGCGCCTCCCGGACCCCTGTCAACGCGAGTATGGGACCGACGCTCGTCACCGGATTCGACGGCCCCACGACGATCGGCTTTTCGAGCGCAGTCCGTACTTCTGGACTCGGGGTCGCCTCCGCGGATCCACGGAACTCGACGTCCTCCACGGTGGGTTCGCCCCGGTTGGCGACCCAGAACTCCTGGAAATGCATTTCTCCCTCCTCGGTGTGGACGATCGAGGCGACTGGGTCATCGGACATCGGCAGGAGATCGACGTCCAGTTCGAACGCCTCCGCAAGCAGACGAGTCACCTCGGTGAGTCGGTACCCCTCGTCCAGCAGGCTGGTGCGCGTGAGATGGACCGCCCGGTCCCTGTCGCCGATTTCCATGAACTCTGCGACGCCGGAGAACCGCCGCCAGCGTGCGATCTCCCGTCCGTCTGTCTGTAGCTCGTCGGGAAGGTATCGAGGGCCGATTTCCAGTCCCGCGGTCTCGGCGAGTCGGTGTAGCTCGGCGTGGGTCGTCGTCGTATCGTTTGCGATCCCCCACCAGGTTTCGCGATCGAGCACGCCGCCGCCACGGAACAACACAGTGTCGATGTCCGGACAGACGAGCAGACCGCCGAGTTCGACGTCGTCCCCGGTGTTGCCGACGACGGTGACGTTCGACGGTTCGAGCAGTCGAACCGCGCCGTCGAGCAGCTTGGGGGTGCCGGTCCCGCCAGCGAGAAACGTAACCATACGCGTTCATCGATGGGCACCACTTTGTACCCTGCGTAACGACACGCGGGAGCGCCGGAGCGTTGGCGCGACGGCGATGGACTCGGTGACTGGCGATGGACTCGGTGACTGGCGATGGACTCGGTGACTGGCGATGGACTGGCTTTTTACGTTCGCGGGCAGTTCCGTCGGGTATGGCTCTCGACGAACTCGCAACGAACTGGTTGCTCGCGCTCATCGCCGCCCTCCTGGCCGTCCTCGTTCTCGACGCCACGGGACAGAGCTTCGTGGAACCGCTGGCGCCGATTGCTAACGTGCTCGCGCTCGTGACGTTCCTCGCGTTCGTCCTCGCAACGGGCGCGTTCCTCGTGTACACCGCTTCGTTCAAAAACGAGTGAAAAACGAGTTGGCTGTCGGTTTTCTCCAACAACCCGTCCCTCACCCCCACCCCGGCCGCTTCGACGGATCTTTTATGTACTCGCTCCGAAAGCCGGATTGCAACCCACAACTATTTATGTCGAGATTGCCTCACTCCGCCTGGAGTCACTTGCAATGGCGAAAGGCACTGTGGCGTTTTTCAACGACACTGGCGGTTACGGTTTCATCGAGACTGACGACGCGGACGAGGACGTCTTCTTCCACATGGAAGACGTCGGCGGTCCGGATCTCGAGGAAGGACAGGAAGTCGAGTTCGACATCGAGCAGGCCGAGAAGGGCCCGCGCGCGAAGAACCTTCAGCGGCTGTAACTCCGGTGGAGTCGGCCAACCGTACGGATAGTTCGGCCTCCGGATCGTCTTCAGCGGTTCCGGTGGTTCGAAGGAACCACATATTTTCGACCCGCGCAGCGTCGAGTACAGGGGGTCCGGGGCAAAACTGCGTGGATACAGTGCTGTTCGTGTGGCCAGCGGGACGCTACCGTCGCTCGCCGAGCGGGAACTCGTCCTGTTCGGTCGGTCTCTTCTTTCGGTCGGCCTTCCTCCCGGTGCCCTCTGTCGTGAGTCGGGTTCGGTCCGCGATCGAGCCCCTGTCGAGCCGGGAGAGCAGGTAGCCGTCGACGCCCGACCCGTCTCGCGGATGGGCCGACTGAACCCACACGAGTTCCCCGCCGGCCTGGGTGAGCTCTTCGGCCCACCGTTCGGCAGCCTTCCGCGTCGCAAACGACCACCGGGTGCCGTCGCGGTTGACTGCACGTCCCGCGGCGGCGTTCCGCTTGCGTGCCGACGGCTTGATTTCGAGCACGTACGCCACGTCCGGTGTTCGGCCGTGGGTCCCCTTAAATCATCGATTCTCGCGGAGCTGGAACGACCCGAAGCGTTAACTACTAACACGCAAAATCTGAAATCGACCCACTAACAACGGGGGTGGCACCCCCGTCTCCCTTTTTACTGCGCCGCCAGACAGCAACGCTTAAAAGGAATAAAGACGAGTTAACATATGGCATGATAGACAGACTGGAGAAAGAAGTCGATATGCTGGAACGGCACCTGCAAGTGCTCCGAATGGTCATCGAAAACGAGCCGATCGGGATCGTGAAGATGTCGAACGAGACCGGCTATCCCCACCACAAGGTCCGGTACTCCCTGCGTGTCCTCGAGGAAGAAAACCTCATCGAACCGTCGAGCCAGGGTGCGATCACGACCGACCGGACTCAGGAGTTCGTCGACGAACTCGACGGAAAGATCGACGAGATCGTCGACAAGCTCGGCGAGATGCGGATCGAGGACGTTCCGGAAGTAGAGGGTTGACCTCGACGCCGTGAATCCGGCTGCAGGGCGTTCCAGCGCGGCGGTCGCTTGCTGCCTCTAGCAGTCGCTTTGTCCTTCGCTTTTCCCGTTTTCGAACGCCCACTCGTGGCGCCCCGACTCCGGCGGTGTCACGCCGGGTAACTTCCGCAGTCCATCGCGCCCGACGGCCTCCCAGAACCCCTCGGGACTGGCGTAGGACACCTCTTCGGGGTCGACTAACTGGAGGAAGTCACTCCGGCTGGCGGTTTCCCGTTCCCTGAGGAACGCGTACAGCTCGGCGACGGTTTCCCGTCGACTTCGGCGTAGTTCTCCGTCACCGGGGATTTCGAGATCGTCCAGCGCGGTGGCTACCGTTTCCGCCCGGTGAGACGCTTCGAGGGCTGTGCCGTCGGTTTCGTCGGTAGCAGGATCGTTCCGGTCGGTCAATTCACCGTCGTCCGGACTGGCCGATTCACCGTCGTCCGGACTGGCCGATTCACCGTCGTCCGGGCCCGCGTGTTGGGCGTAAAACCGCTGTAACGCCTGTTCCCACGTTTCGGTACGTGCCGGTTCGGACCCGTGTTCCGTTTCGACGCCGACGGAGCCACACTCCCTGCAGACCCACGACGACTCGCCGCCGAGGCGGTAGACGGTGAGCCCACCGCCACACCGAGGACACTCCATGAATGGGTCTACACCCCCGGCGGATATAGGAATTGGTGCCCGACAGTCTCAATCAAGCCGCTCTGCGGCTCCCT
Coding sequences within:
- a CDS encoding chorismate mutase, whose product is MTGTTQPNRNEESDDERANVPEEMSLEELRAEIESIDREIVELIARRTYVADTIAQVKEERGLPTTDESQESRVMERAGENAERFEVDSNLVKAIFRLLIELNKVEQRENR
- a CDS encoding DUF5796 family protein, whose protein sequence is MSGPGRTDVPPDTVGIELREEGVVVEYIDGRTTLYRGVPERVEGTLTAVSTKQIHVLVTDPAETEGVMLYVNDRKTDEEILRDSGVGRIVLDSGETEELFPGVTARQTRERTEIEADPAVARGRVFVFVEDEWTEDSYELVAPPDSDE
- a CDS encoding cold-shock protein; translation: MAKGTVAFFNDTGGYGFIETDDADEDVFFHMEDVGGPDLEEGQEVEFDIEQAEKGPRAKNLQRL
- a CDS encoding shikimate kinase, with product MEGRAAAPGAGTVLNALATGVGSAFAIDLETRATVELDPAAAAVTGEIAEMPDADTTLIERCVELVAEEFGDGEGGHVRTESDVPLAAGLKSSSAAANATVLATLSALGRADGVARIDACRLGVRAAREAGVTVTGAFDDASASMLGGVTLTDNDTDELLVREERDWDVLIWTPPERAYSADADVDRCGQVAPMAELVAELARDGRFGEAMTVNGLAFSAALGFPTDPAVEAMQLAEGVSLSGTGPSVVAVGEFRDLQTLRERWQDRPGETRLTTSRSDGARITTE
- the cofD gene encoding 2-phospho-L-lactate transferase; amino-acid sequence: MVTFLAGGTGTPKLLDGAVRLLEPSNVTVVGNTGDDVELGGLLVCPDIDTVLFRGGGVLDRETWWGIANDTTTTHAELHRLAETAGLEIGPRYLPDELQTDGREIARWRRFSGVAEFMEIGDRDRAVHLTRTSLLDEGYRLTEVTRLLAEAFELDVDLLPMSDDPVASIVHTEEGEMHFQEFWVANRGEPTVEDVEFRGSAEATPSPEVRTALEKPIVVGPSNPVTSVGPILALTGVREALHATPVVVVSPFVEREVFSGPAAELMTAVGYEPSTAGVAEAYPFADAFVLDDDDGTALDRPTVHTDVTIDDADDAERVMQAVATALERVSEV
- a CDS encoding tRNA-dihydrouridine synthase; amino-acid sequence: MSGQSDAEWAKAAAPYVGCAFLGGIALDSRSRDAARGMRKRDREEFLPDDPIEFIRTQLEALEDVPIRAGINVRSSAVEPIQEAAVACASAGAILEVNAHCRQEEMCAIGCGESLLRNTDRLCEYVSVAAETGATVSVKVRTEVDGVDLPETARQVAAAGVDVVHVDAMDSEPVVGAVVDTLEAGTDATVGRRPVVVANNGVRDRETVREYLGYGADAVSVGRPSDDPEVLSRVREAVVKWFENGTAD
- a CDS encoding universal stress protein — translated: MTKDLERDLGLVAVIAVSMGAMIGSGIFILPGLAMAEAGPAVILAFLVAGILVIPAALSISELGTAMPEAGGDYVFIERGMGPGVGTIAGLGTWLTLLFKGALALVGGMYYLDVVFALPNLTATAVVLATVLIGINLLGVKQTGQLQSWMVVVMVAILAVFISVSILQVDGASYDPFFTAGGGGVVNAIALVIVSYAGVTKVASVAEEIENPGRNLPLGLLISLAITTLLYVLIVFVLVGIVDAETLRGTNIPMVVAVDPLFGTLGVIAIVLAAILALVSTANAGILTASRYPLALSRDDLIPDVFSRIHSGYQTPHVAILVTGGVMLFIIVSLPVQEIAKMASAFQILVYGLVNAALIAFRERDLDWYDPDFVSPGYPWIQLFGVVSAAFIITQMDVLPLVGAVGITVFGGLWYLYYVRGEVDREGIAVDAVRREAGRQYVAETERKIAEPKGDEILIALRRDVSRLEENRLLEIAAPIARSRNSRIRVVRFDEVPDQYPLDQAVDQSGEDIEFEQRTDELARGLDVPVEVGEIVSHDTKHAIVNFAEREGVDLILTRADPVSRLRTLFGRDADWIMERAPCDVAFVQLGKLEKIDDIAIVTDRSPFNDPLKVELADAIAQQTGGRLRFVFPAGVDASEQVLESIRAYHEELNELCSSPVEGTIIEGEDARQQLLAEVETADLVMLSTKTHKLLPDLVFTLESDRIATRLDQPVVMVHSSRSRRATFLEPIVERLLFREGNRQ